The Nocardioides campestrisoli genome includes a window with the following:
- a CDS encoding L-lactate MFS transporter, which produces MSDQTRPGVDRAAEQPSGGFRWLLVGGGLLLQFSIGAVYAWSVFSGALEDAEPFQLTKVEASLPFTVTIAMIFIGSYLGGRLQDVRGPRVVALAGGVIYALGIILASFADSGDELWLIILGYGVISGFGLGFAYIVPIAMLQKWFPDKRGLITGLAVGGFGFGAVLTSPVAQWLIDRDPDQPTSAFLPLGIAYLVMSLVGASIFRNPPAGYVVPGTTAAAGQAEKAAVTHDYTQGEALRTPQWYLLTAILTLSVSAGISLISQAKTSASDIAGYSVSGAAAVVGVLAIFNGAGRIVWAAVSDRIGRMPTFALLLGLQGICLILLPHASNAAFFFVLAAVIYLCYGGAFGTMPATAGDFFGVRNAGAIYGLMLIGWSIGGVFGPLLTSWLLGDDAAYTVAYTTIGVVALVAVALTVVTKLPRPRTSTADPAGGVPTR; this is translated from the coding sequence ATGTCCGACCAGACACGTCCCGGTGTCGACCGCGCCGCCGAGCAGCCCTCCGGCGGGTTCCGATGGCTGCTGGTCGGCGGTGGCCTGCTCCTCCAGTTCTCCATCGGCGCGGTCTACGCCTGGAGCGTCTTCAGCGGCGCCCTGGAGGACGCCGAGCCGTTCCAGCTGACCAAGGTCGAGGCCTCGCTGCCCTTCACGGTGACGATCGCGATGATCTTCATCGGCAGCTACCTCGGCGGACGTCTCCAGGACGTGCGCGGGCCGCGGGTGGTGGCCCTGGCCGGCGGCGTGATCTACGCGCTGGGGATCATCCTGGCCTCGTTCGCCGACAGCGGCGACGAGCTGTGGCTGATCATCCTGGGGTACGGCGTGATCAGCGGATTCGGTCTCGGCTTCGCCTACATCGTGCCGATCGCCATGCTGCAGAAGTGGTTCCCGGACAAGCGGGGCCTGATCACCGGCCTGGCGGTCGGCGGCTTCGGCTTCGGCGCGGTGCTCACCTCCCCGGTCGCGCAGTGGCTGATCGACCGGGACCCCGACCAGCCCACCAGCGCGTTCCTGCCGCTGGGCATCGCCTACCTGGTCATGTCCCTGGTCGGCGCCTCGATCTTCCGCAACCCGCCGGCCGGCTACGTGGTGCCGGGGACGACGGCCGCCGCCGGCCAGGCCGAGAAGGCCGCCGTCACCCACGACTACACCCAGGGCGAGGCGCTGCGGACCCCGCAGTGGTACCTGCTGACCGCGATCCTCACCCTGAGCGTCAGCGCCGGCATCTCGTTGATCTCCCAGGCCAAGACGTCCGCCTCCGACATCGCCGGCTACAGCGTCTCCGGTGCCGCCGCCGTCGTCGGTGTGCTGGCCATCTTCAACGGCGCCGGCCGGATCGTCTGGGCGGCGGTCTCCGACCGGATCGGCCGGATGCCCACCTTCGCCCTGCTCCTCGGGCTCCAGGGGATCTGCCTGATCCTGCTGCCCCACGCCAGCAACGCGGCGTTCTTCTTCGTCCTCGCCGCGGTGATCTACCTCTGCTACGGCGGGGCGTTCGGCACGATGCCGGCGACGGCGGGCGACTTCTTCGGCGTCCGCAACGCCGGCGCCATCTACGGCCTGATGCTGATCGGCTGGAGCATCGGCGGCGTCTTCGGGCCGCTGCTCACCTCGTGGCTGCTCGGCGACGACGCGGCGTACACCGTCGCCTACACCACCATCGGCGTGGTCGCCCTGGTCGCGGTGGCCCTCACCGTGGTGACGAAGCTGCCTCGGCCGCGGACGTCGACGGCTGACCCGGCTGGTGGGGTGCCGACCCGGTGA
- the nrfD gene encoding NrfD/PsrC family molybdoenzyme membrane anchor subunit: MTPDQTSDQARGPAGRQDGAGPRFTRTEDEQQTGAVIGSAGGRTTGGSSRRRRPGGRRRHGPGAETMVEEAEFTSYYGRAVVKPAPWELDIPAYLFSGGLAAGTAMIAAAADLTGRPGLRRGSRLGSLAAVAFSGATLVHDLGKPSRFAYMLRVAKLTSPMSVGTWILTAFAPGAGVAGVAEVLDLVPEDRRGRLLGTAHALSRLVARPANLWAALFGPPLAAYTAVLLSDTATPTWHESYRELPFVFVSSALAASSGWGMIVAPLAEIDPLRRLAIGAALVEIGAERRMEHSLGIAAEPLHEGRAGQLMRASAVLTVAGAAGAAFGGRSRVVSALAGAALMAGSACTRFGIFHAGIESAKDPKYTVLPQRERLEREGPTRHPE; the protein is encoded by the coding sequence GTGACGCCCGACCAGACCAGCGACCAGGCCCGCGGTCCGGCCGGCCGGCAGGACGGGGCGGGCCCCCGGTTCACCCGCACCGAGGACGAGCAGCAGACCGGTGCGGTGATCGGCTCCGCCGGGGGTCGCACCACCGGCGGGAGCAGCCGTCGCCGCCGCCCGGGTGGCCGGCGCCGGCACGGGCCGGGCGCCGAGACCATGGTGGAGGAGGCGGAGTTCACCTCCTACTACGGCCGGGCCGTGGTCAAGCCGGCCCCGTGGGAGCTCGACATCCCGGCATACCTGTTCAGCGGCGGCCTGGCCGCCGGGACGGCGATGATCGCCGCCGCCGCGGACCTGACCGGGCGTCCGGGCCTGCGCCGGGGGAGCAGGCTGGGCTCGCTGGCCGCGGTCGCCTTCTCCGGCGCGACCCTGGTGCACGACCTGGGCAAGCCCTCCCGGTTCGCCTACATGCTGCGGGTGGCCAAGCTGACCTCCCCGATGTCCGTCGGGACCTGGATCCTCACCGCGTTCGCCCCCGGCGCCGGCGTCGCAGGGGTGGCCGAGGTGCTCGACCTGGTGCCGGAGGACAGGCGTGGCCGGCTCCTGGGCACGGCTCACGCCCTCAGCCGGCTGGTCGCCCGCCCCGCCAACCTCTGGGCCGCGCTCTTCGGCCCGCCGCTGGCCGCCTACACCGCGGTGCTGCTCTCCGACACCGCCACCCCGACCTGGCACGAGAGCTACCGGGAGCTGCCCTTCGTCTTCGTCAGCTCGGCGCTTGCGGCTTCCTCCGGCTGGGGGATGATCGTCGCGCCCCTGGCGGAGATCGACCCGTTGCGCCGACTCGCGATCGGGGCCGCCCTGGTCGAGATCGGCGCCGAGCGCCGGATGGAGCACTCGCTGGGCATCGCCGCGGAGCCGCTGCACGAAGGGCGAGCCGGGCAGCTGATGCGGGCCTCCGCCGTGCTGACCGTGGCCGGGGCCGCCGGGGCGGCGTTCGGAGGCCGCAGCCGGGTCGTCTCCGCGCTCGCGGGGGCGGCGCTGATGGCGGGCTCGGCCTGCACGCGCTTCGGCATCTTCCACGCCGGGATCGAGTCGGCGAAGGACCCGAAGTACACGGTGCTGCCGCAGCGTGAGCGGCTGGAGCGTGAGGGGCCGACCCGGCACCCGGAGTGA